In Topomyia yanbarensis strain Yona2022 chromosome 2, ASM3024719v1, whole genome shotgun sequence, one DNA window encodes the following:
- the LOC131680800 gene encoding uncharacterized protein K02A2.6-like has translation MNHSRIKPFDVAIEASRLPAEWEVWRLDLESFFVAQRIESQRDKRAQLAYLGGPGLQNLLRLLPLADRVPHVTQDPPYYDVAVSCLNEYFEPFRRKIYERHLFHKIVQDREERFTDFVMRLRKQIARCNYDQSVTDQLIADRITTGCLSDELRTKLLQKDRSLEEIVGGVDVPMTIDSGADANIITQEVWEQMKKADVNALGMSTDVDRTLTSYAAEKPLQIVGMFSAEVVAGQNRSFAKFYVVKDGQQCLLGDRTARDLKVLKVGFDVCSVQGDGKQPFPKIRDVVVEIPVDQNIQPVQQPYRRPPIALEEKIETKLKLLLNQEIIESVTGPSPWVSPMVPVIKDNGDIRLCIDMRRANQAVIRESHPLPLVDDLLGSVKGAVRFSKIDIKDAYHQIENSERSRPVTTFLTKNGLFRYKRLTFGVSCAPELFQKVMESLVAGLQGVIVYLDDILVYGTTVDEHDVRLKSFLNRLLEYNVLINKDKCIYNVEKLEFLGHELSINGVRPTESRIAALQNFRDPLNVSELRSFLGLVGYVGRFIPNLAAKTDPLRQLLRSGSAFNWTDKEKSAFRLIKEALSNISYLGFFNPKDQSKLITDASPTGLGAILLQENIAGETRVIAYASKALTDLEKKYFQTEREALSLVWGVEKFRHYLLGVRFTLLTDCKALKFLFSPRSRPCARIERWVLRLQGYSYEIEHISGSANLADAFSRLSVSSNAQFDRSTEAYIRYVSNQAVPEALTFKDIVDATNNDKTIQEVVKALQCNRQEDIPSEYKPFMNEMYFAEGALLRGTRLIIPESLRERVIQIAHEAHPGIEAMKRRLRQKVWWPSMDKQVSIAVKSCKSCVLVSSLGAPEPLLRTKMPEKAWTDIAIDFMGPLPSGHSLLVIVDYFSRFTEIIVMKQTTAKRTIEALHETFCRFGVPESIKSDNGPQFISEELQQFCSEYGIELRKTTPYWPQANGEVERANRTILKHLKISQESSNSDWMWDLRTFLLMFNSTPHATTGLAPSSLMFGRILRDKLPNFTSTSAIQGTESARDHDWTKKLKGAEYSNTKRHAKPTELREGDVVVAKRTVKENKLSTTFAPEEFTVAELNGSDATLRSKTSGRIMHRNVAHLRPLVALNLAGKTLQRDDVNTSIIPIEQNTSTHERPSRIQRSPEYLRDYEI, from the exons ATGAATCATAGTCGGATCAAACCTTTCGACGTTGCCATCGAGGCCAGTCGATTGCCGGCTGAATGGGAGGTATGGAGATTGGACCTCGAATCGTTTTTCGTCGCGCAGCGTATTGAATCACAACGAGATAAACGAGCACAGCTTGCGTATCTGGGTGGACCGGGCTTGCAAAATCTTCTACGGTTGCTGCCTTTAGCCGATCGGGTACCGCATGTGACTCAAGATCCACCATATTACGATGTTGCTGTTTCGTGCTTGAACGAGTATTTTGAGCCGTTTCGCCGCAAGATATACGAACGCCATCTCTTCCATAAAATCGTCCAAGACCGCGAGGAGCGTTTTACCGACTTCGTTATGCGACTCAGAAAGCAGATTGCAAGATGCAATTATGACCAGTCAGTAACAGACCAACTCATCGCAGATCGTATCACGACTGGATGCCTGTCGGATGAACTGCGAACAAAGTTACTACAAAAGGATCGATCATTGGAAGAAATT GTGGGTGGAGTAGACGTGCCTATGACTATTGATTCGGGTGCGGATGCCAACATTATCACGCAGGAAGTGTGGGAACAGATGAAAAAGGCCGATGTGAATGCTTTGGGTATGTCTACAGACGTCGATCGCACACTCACAAGTTACGCAGCGGAAAAGCCGCTGCAGATTGTGGGAATGTTCAGTGCTGAGGTGGTTGCAGGTCAAAACAGATCATTTGCAAAATTCTATGTGGTAAAAGATGGCCAACAATGTCTTCTTGGGGATCGTACGGCTAGAGATTTGAAAGTGTTAAAGGTGGGCTTCGATGTTTGCTCGGTACAAGGAGATGGCAAGCAACCTTTTCCAAAAATTCGTGACGTTGTGGTGGAAATACCTGTTGATCAGAATATTCAACCAGTCCAGCAGCCATATCGGAGACCTCCAATTGCACTGGAGGAGAAAATCGAAACTAAACTAAAATTACTGCTAAACCAGGAGATAATCGAAAGCGTTACGGGACCATCGCCGTGGGTTTCTCCTATGGTTCCCGTTATTAAAGATAATGGCGATATTCGACTTTGTATCGATATGAGGCGTGCGAATCAAGCAGTCATTCGAGAATCGCATCCTCTTCCATTAGTCGATGATCTGCTGGGTTCGGTTAAGGGAGCCGTGCGCTTTTCCAAAATCGACATTAAAGACGCGTATCACCAAATCGAGAATTCGGAACGATCAAGGCCAGTAACGACCTTCCTGACAAAAAATGGTCTTTTCAG ATACAAGCGGTTGACGTTTGGAGTAAGCTGCGCTCCGGAGTTATTCCAAAAAGTGATGGAGTCGTTGGTTGCTGGTTTGCAGGGAGTTATCGTGTATCTAGACGATATCTTAGTCTACGGGACAACTGTTGACGAGCATGATGTTCGGCTGAAGTCGTTTTTGAATCGACTGTTAGAGTACAATGTCCTTATAAATAAGGATAAGTGCATATACAATGTCGAGAAACTTGAGTTTTTAGGTCATGAACTTTCCATTAATGGAGTACGTCCAACTGAATCCAGAATTGCAGCACTACAAAATTTTCGGGATCCACTGAATGTATCCGAGTTGAGGAGTTTCCTCGGACTAGTTGGTTACGTAGGCCGCTTCATACCTAACCTAGCTGCTAAAACTGATCCACTAAGACAACTTCTAAGATCGGGTTCGGCTTTCAATTGGACGGATAAAGAAAAATCAGCGTTTAGGTTGATCAAGGAAGCACTTAGTAATATAAGTTACCTGGGGTTTTTCAATCCGAAAGATCAGTCAAAGCTTATAACTGATGCTAGTCCAACAGGTTTAGGAGCGATTTTGTTGCAGGAAAACATTGCTGGGGAAACGAGAGTTATCGCTTACGCTAGCAAAGCACTGACGGATTTAgagaagaaatattttcaaacggagCGTGAGGCATTGTCCTTAGTGTGGGGGGTTGAAAAATTTCGTCATTATCTGCTGGGGGTAAGATTCACTCTACTAACGGATTGCAAAGCTTTAAAGTTCTTATTTAGCCCACGATCCAGGCCTTGCGCTCGAATCGAACGATGGGTGTTAAGATTGCAAGGGTACTCGTACGAAATTGAACATATCTCGGGTTCGGCGAACCTTGCGGATGCTTTCTCCCGTCTATCGGTATCATCTAACGCACAGTTTGATCGTTCAACGGAAGCCTATATTCGATACGTGTCTAATCAGGCCGTCCCGGAGGCGCTCACTTTCAAAGACATCGTGGATGCGACGAATAACGATAAGACTATTCAGGAAGTAGTGAAGGCGTTGCAATGTAACCGACAAGAGGACATACCTTCGGAATATAAGCCTTTCATGAATGAGATGTATTTCGCAGAAGGAGCATTATTAAGAGGGACCCGGTTGATAATACCGGAAAGTCTACGGGAACGAGTTATCCAAATCGCGCATGAAGCTCATCCAGGTATCGAAGCAATGAAAAGAAGGTTACGACAAAAGGTGTGGTGGCCTTCGATGGATAAACAAGTTTCCATCGCTGTTAAAAGCTGCAAGTCATGCGTTTTAGTGTCCTCTCTAGGGGCCCCAGAACCACTACTCCGTACAAAGATGCCAGAGAAAGCCTGGACCGATATCGCCATTGATTTCATGGGACCTCTACCATCTGGTCATTCGCTCTTGGTAATAGTAGATTACTTTAGTAGATTCACTGAAATTATCGTTATGAAACAAACTACCGCAAAACGTACAATTGAAGCGTTGCATGAGACGTTTTGTCGTTTTGGGGTCCCTGAATCGATAAAGTCGGACAATGGACCGCAGTTTATTAGCGAGGAATTGCAGCAGTTCTGTTCGGAATACGGAATAGAATTGCGTAAAACCACGCCGTATTGGCCCCAGGCTAATGGGGAAGTGGAGCGTGCAAACAGGACCATATTAAAGCACCTGAAAATCAGCCAGGAGTCCAGCAATTCAGATTGGATGTGGGATCTGCGTACGTTTCTGCTTATGTTCAACTCCACACCGCATGCCACGACGGGGCTGGCACCGTCATCGTTGATGTTTGGGCGGATTCTCCGAGATAAATTGCCAAATTTCACAAGCACGTCGGCGATTCAGGGCACCGAATCTGCCCGAGATCATGATTGGACAAAAAAGCTGAAAGGAGCCGAGTACTCCAACACCAAACGCCATGCAAAACCAACAGAACTGAGGGAAGGAGATGTAGTGGTAGCCAAAAGAACAGTAAAAGAAAATAAGCTATCAACTACGTTCGCGCCAGAGGAGTTTACGGTTGCAGAATTAAACGGCTCTGACGCTACACTTCGCTCAAAAACATCAGGGCGAATCATGCATAGGAATGTCGCTCACCTAAGACCTTTGGTAGCCCTGAACCTTGCTGGAAAAACCCTACAGAGAGATGATGTCAACACCAGCATTATTCCAATAGAGCAAAATACATCGACGCATGAGAGGCCATCGAGAATTCAGCGTTCGCCGGAATATTTACGAGATTATGAGATTTAA